The Acholeplasma laidlawii PG-8A DNA window CACCAGTAATAATAGGTGCAACATCATCAATTACATAAATATGTTGTCTAACAGTGACAGCATTACCATTGTAATCATCCACCATGATATCAACATAGTATTGTCCAACAATATGTTCATTACCTGTATAATTTTCATCATCAATTGATATTTCTAAGTTCTCTGTATAGTTATCTGTTGCCTCTACGATGTCAATAAGAGTTCCTACATCAATTTTGCCGGCATAACTAATCCTAATATCTTCTAAAGGTTGGACAACAGGTGGTTTTGTGTCTTGGACCCACACATTGTAAGTATATGTTGTTTTATTATTAGATAGATCTGTTGCTTCTATTGTCACTTTATACAGACCTGGTTTATGTTTATTCGGGGTGTAATTATCATTTATTATAACGATACTATCCGTAATGTTTCCATTTTGATTGTCCCATGCTCCAAACAACTCATTTAATTCTAGAATATCTAGTGGATACTCTACATCAACTTTTAATGTGATAGTAGACTGAACTCTAGAGAATTCTCTTCCTTTTACAAAGTACATATGAAAATTACCTAAATCTTCTAGTAATGTCGTATCCTCTTGACTAGACAATTTTAAGATGCCATCTTTATTATAATGAGTGCTATCTAATAAAATTGATGTTCTTCCAACATAACTGTATATGATATTACCCGTATCTGCATCAGATACTACAAATGTTTCATATAGTGAATCTATTTTATATATATTTGGACCCATACGACTCATCACATCATCATTAAATAAAATGTCATCAAATGCTGCTATATAGACACGGTCATGCGTCTCTATAAGTTCCATTTCATCCAGACCTTCTAGCGGTTTTAAACTCACTGGAAGTGCATGTACATTCGGTATCAGTGATACCGTCAAACAAAGTATACTTATCCATATAACTATCATTAAAAGCTTTTGTTTCATATTAAAATCTCCTTTTATTTACTTTCTACCTTATAGTAGAGACAAAATATAAAAATGACTTTTATTTTTGTTTGACAAATAAGTAAACTTGATATACAATGATAATGCTTTATAAAAAATGCATCCATAGCTCAGTTGGTAGAGCAACAGACTCTTAATCTGTGGGTCCACGGTTCGAGCCCGTGTGGGTGTACCATTTATATATGAAAAGGCCATTTGATGAACATATCAAATGGCCTTATTTTTTCGTTATTAAAATCAATAATTATTTTACTCTCTTACCTTTTTCATAGTATTTAGACGCCATATAACTATAGATTATTTTCCCATCTTCTATAATCATATATCCAGGTTCATAAATCACATAGATTGGTCTTTCATGATAGTGACTTGTACGTCTTAAACTCTTCTTTTGTTGTTTACGGCGGTTATAATGCACCTCAACACCAAAATCCTCTAATAAGCCAATACCATCACTTAATTGATATTTTTTATAGTCTCTATCTTTTGAAATATGGAACCAGTTAAATTGAACCATGGTCCCTGCAGATGGTCCCATGACTACTTTATTAGAGTTTTTAATGGTATCTAATAAGTTATATTCTACGAGACGATTATAGAATTTTTCTGGTGCACCACCTGGTAAAAAGATGATATCTGCATCACTGACTTTTTTTATGGCGCTATCCGCTGTATCCTTTTTATAAATCACCCAACTCACATTATCCGGATCGATACCATAACTTAAAAACGGTTCTAAAATATGCAGATACCA harbors:
- a CDS encoding Type 1 glutamine amidotransferase-like domain-containing protein, whose translation is MINILSSRTIYDKPYVKKHLEKYIHKDSKICVIAFSQFESDDMIDQYHKGYEQPLGIWYLHILEPFLSYGIDPDNVSWVIYKKDTADSAIKKVSDADIIFLPGGAPEKFYNRLVEYNLLDTIKNSNKVVMGPSAGTMVQFNWFHISKDRDYKKYQLSDGIGLLEDFGVEVHYNRRKQQKKSLRRTSHYHERPIYVIYEPGYMIIEDGKIIYSYMASKYYEKGKRVK